GCTCTTTGGCTATATCTCGCAATTCAGTAACTTTCTTACTGTTGAGTTCAATTATGTCGTACATCAAAATGTGTTGTGGTGTAATCAGAAAAGAAGAAAAGTGTGGAATTCGCTTGTTGGATCTGAGAATTGGTTGATTTTTCAACCGTCCTGAACAAGGAATGACGCTGCAATGATACGACAAATTTGAAATATGCAACCCCTTTTCACAGTTTTTGACGTGTGGTGCTGCTGCTCAAAACGGGTCTTTTATCTTTGTCGCAAAACCTGCTCCTCATGATTCAGCGTATTCAAACCGTTTATCTTGCACTTGCCATATTGTCAATGGCGCTGATGTTTGCGTTCAAAATTTCCTACATTGAAACGGGCGATGACCTTGCCGTTATTACTGTTTATGGTGTTACCCTCAATGACCAAGCCGTTCAAAACAGCTGGCTCGTGTTGCCTCCCTGGGCCTGGAATGTGCTTATCATCGCAGCACTTGTTTCGGCTGTAGTTTTGTACCGCAATCGCCGCCGGCAAATGTTACTGGCCCGAACCTCGAGCTTGCTTATCATTGCCTACTTTGTAGTTCTGTACTTTGCAGGTACCACATTGGCAGACTCATTTACAGGAGTGGAGAGGCCTTCCTATGGCGTCAGCACATACTTTCCGGTTGCAGCCTTTGCGTTTGTTTTTCTGGCGAACAGGGCCATCAAGAAAGACGAAGATCTGGTGCGCTCGCTCGATAGACTGCGTTAGGTGAAGCTACTTATCGCGTCCTGATGATTTTGTGTGTGCTCACCTTTCCGTGAACATCATAAACTTGCAGGAAGTAAGCCCCGGGATGCAGGTGTGAAAGCGAAACGGGCCGCCCGTCAACCAGATTGTCGGTTATCTCCGAAGTGCGCCCCCAGCCATCAATCAGCAGGATACGCCGGATTGCCGGACCGTTATTGTTTATGAACACATCGCCTGAGCTCGGGTTTGGGTAGAACAGTATTTCATTTGGCGATACTATTTCCGCAATACTTGTAATAATGAGGTAGATTTGCGCTGAACTCAGGGCTGAGTCACAGTCATTATAGGCTGTGAGTTGCACGTTGAACATGCCCGCCGACTCGTACACATGTTCAGGGTTTTCGTCATTCGAAAAATTGCCGTCGCCAAAATCCCATAGGTAGGCGTTTGCGTTGGTAGAGAGGTTGATAAACACTACAGGCTCCATGGGGCCTACCGTTGTACTGCTTGTTTCGAAGCTGCTGGTAACATCAAAAAGGCCAACGCTCCACTGCTCAAGGTTGTTGTAAACAACAGTTTCCGCCGCGTTTCGAATGGTTTCGGCCATGGCGGGAGGAAGAATGAAATTGTAGGATGATGTGGCCGGGTTTTTCCTGAATAGCACAGCATAAAACGCACACGCTGCTGCAAATGAGCCTGATTCAGAGGGGTGACTTCCGTCGGGGTCATACAGGTCAATTCCCGGATGATTATCGATGATGTACCGCCACAATGCGCCTACAGGTGAAACAACGGCGTTGTTTAGCTCCGCCATCAGCATGTATCGCTCGTAGAGCAGGTCATCCATTCCCTCATACGTGCAAACAGGCGGCCATGCAGGGCAGTTGCCGGCATCGCCGAACTTTCGCCCCCAGGTCATGTAAAACACGGTTTGAGCGCAAGGACTGCTTTCTAGTATAAGGTTATTGAGCTGGGCGGCATAGGGCAGAACCTCGGCTTCAACTTGTGCCATAGGAAAAGAGGGTTTTTGACTCTGTTCCTGAAGCACCACGCAGTCCCATCCCCCTGCACCTATTTTCTGAAGAGTGTTTGAGTTGTTCACGTGTTGTACAAACGAATATCCCGGTGGCGTGCTGCTGTCGTGAATAAGTGTATCACCCAGCGAAAGTGCCAGATTTGCGACAATTTGAGGCATGTTGTTGTAGTACGTATAGCTATTGCCCACAAAAAGAACTCGCTGTGATTGAGACTGGCCGAATCCTGAAAGTTGGGCCACAATCAGAACGAATAGTAATACTGCTTTTTTCATCGTGCAATATTTGGTATGGGTTAGTACATCGGAAATTGAAGTTGTTTTCTGGACAAAAAACTGGCCCTCAATAACTCATCAATTCCATTGCAATCTTACTATTTTTGGCGCTCTCTAAAAAGAGCCTTTCATGGAAATCCCAAAAACATACGACCCGTCATCTTGCGAGGGCAAATGGTACCAGTACTGGATGGAAAACGGTTATTTTCACTCCGAACCCGACAGCCGCGAGCCATACACTGTGGTGATTCCTCCACCCAATGTAACCGGTGTTCTGCACATGGGGCATATGCTCAACAACACCATTCAGGATGTATTGGTACGACGGGCGCGCATGATGGGTAAAAACGCTTGCTGGGTGCCCGGTACGGACCATGCATCCATAGCCACTGAGGCTAAAGTGGTGCGCAAGCTGCGCGAAAAAGGTATCAAAAAATCGGATTTAAGCCGTGATGAGTTTTTGGAGCACGCATGGGATTGGACTCGTGAACACGGCGGGATTATCCTGGATCAGCTCAAGCATTTGGGAGCCAGTTGCGACTGGGAACGTACCCGTTTCACCCTCGATGAAAAATACTACGCCGCTGTTGTCAATACCTTTATAGACCTCTACCGCAAAGGCTATATCTACCGCGGCGAGCGGATGATTAACTGGGATCCTGCCGCGCTTACCGCCCTCAGCGACGAAGAAGTGATTTATAAGGAAGTGCAGTCGAAGCTGTACCACGTAAAATACCGTGTGGAGGGAACCGACGAATGGCTCACCATTGCCACCACGCGCCCCGAAACCATTTTGGGCGATACAGCTATTTGCATCAATCCCAAAGACCCTCGTCACGAACACCTTAAAGGCAAACGCGCCGTTGTGCCGTTGGTAAATCGCTCCATTCCCATCATTGAAGATGAGTACGTAGATATGGAGTTTGGTACAGGTTGCCTGAAGGTGACGCCGGCCCACGACCCCAACGATTACATCCTCGGCGAAAAACACCAACTGGAGGTGATTGACGTCATGAACGACGACGGAACCATGAGTGAGGCCGCGGCCTTGTACATCGGGCAAGACCGCTTTGAAGTGCGGAAACTCATCGCGGCCGATCTGGAAAAAGCCGGTCAGCTTGCTAAAGTGGAGGATTACACCAACAAAGTGGGCTTTTCGGAGCGCACGGATGTGGTTATTGAACCGCGCCTTTCACTTCAATGGTGGGTAAGCATGAAAGAGCTGGCCCAGCCTGCACTTGATGCGGTTGAAAAGGGTGAGGTGTCCTTTTACCCCGACAAATTTGTGAATACCTATCGCCACTGGATGACCAATATCAAAGATTGGTGTATCAGCCGCCAGTTGTGGTGGGGACACCGTATTCCGGCGTGGTATCTCAATGACGGGGAGCCTATTGTGGCCGAAAGCGCCGAGGAAGCCCTGCGCATTGCGCGCGAGCAAAGCGGCAATGCCGGACTTGAGCTGAGTGACTTGCGCCAGGACGAAGACGTAATGGACACCTGGTTTTCGTCGTGGTTGTGGCCCATGGGCGTATTTGATGGCTTTGAAACCGAAGAGGAGGTGAGCTATTACTATCCCACCAACGATTTGGTAACCGGACCGGATATCATCTTTTTCTGGGTAGCCCGAATGATTATGGCGGGATATCACTACCGGGATGATCGTCCGTTCAGAAATGTGTATTTCACTGGAATTGTGCGCGACAGCCAGGGACGGAAAATGAGCAAGCAACTGGGCAATTCACCCGATCCGTTGGAGCTTATTCAAACCTTTGGGGCCGACGGTGTTCGCGTAGGCCTGCTGCTCACGGCACCTGCCGGAAACGATTTACCCTTTGACCCGAAACTTTGCGAACAAGGCAGAAACTTCTCTAACAAAATCTGGAATGCTTTCCGACTGGTGAAAGGATGGGAGCCCGAAGCAAAAGACCAGCCTGAGGCTGCAAAACAGTCGGTGGCGTGGATGAATGCGCGCTTTTCGCAGGCACTGGCCGAAATCAATGCAAGTTTTGAGCGTTTCCGCTTGTCGGAAGCTTTGATGACCATTTACAAGCTCATTTGGGATGATTTCTGCTCGTGGTACCTTGAGATGGTGAAGCCACCTTACGGGGAGCAAATTGACACGACAACACTCGAGCAAACACAGGCTTTCTTCGAGCAAATGCTCAAACTGCTGCACCCTTTTATGCCGTTTATCTCCGAGGAAATCTGGCAGCACCTCAATAAGCGCAATACTCCTGGTGAGGCGCTCGTGGTGTCGCCCTGGCCACAAGAAGAGACCTTCGATGAGGCTATTCTGAAGGACTTTGAAAAAGTGATGGAAATTGTTACCGCCATTCGTAATGAGCGCAAGCGAAACCAGATTCCCAACAAGGAAGCCCTGGAGCTCCTCATCAAAGAAGGCAAGGGGCATCCTAAGGCTTTTAATGCCGTGATTGCACACTTGTGTAAGCTCTCATTCATCGCTTCAACCGCAGATAAACCCGCCGGAGCGCTGACGTTTATGGTGTCAGGTAATGAGTATTTTATACCCGTTTCTAGAGATCAGATAGATGTAGAAGGCGA
The genomic region above belongs to Cryomorphaceae bacterium and contains:
- a CDS encoding DUF4293 family protein, giving the protein MVLLLKTGLLSLSQNLLLMIQRIQTVYLALAILSMALMFAFKISYIETGDDLAVITVYGVTLNDQAVQNSWLVLPPWAWNVLIIAALVSAVVLYRNRRRQMLLARTSSLLIIAYFVVLYFAGTTLADSFTGVERPSYGVSTYFPVAAFAFVFLANRAIKKDEDLVRSLDRLR
- a CDS encoding PKD domain-containing protein, encoding MKKAVLLFVLIVAQLSGFGQSQSQRVLFVGNSYTYYNNMPQIVANLALSLGDTLIHDSSTPPGYSFVQHVNNSNTLQKIGAGGWDCVVLQEQSQKPSFPMAQVEAEVLPYAAQLNNLILESSPCAQTVFYMTWGRKFGDAGNCPAWPPVCTYEGMDDLLYERYMLMAELNNAVVSPVGALWRYIIDNHPGIDLYDPDGSHPSESGSFAAACAFYAVLFRKNPATSSYNFILPPAMAETIRNAAETVVYNNLEQWSVGLFDVTSSFETSSTTVGPMEPVVFINLSTNANAYLWDFGDGNFSNDENPEHVYESAGMFNVQLTAYNDCDSALSSAQIYLIITSIAEIVSPNEILFYPNPSSGDVFINNNGPAIRRILLIDGWGRTSEITDNLVDGRPVSLSHLHPGAYFLQVYDVHGKVSTHKIIRTR
- a CDS encoding valine--tRNA ligase, encoding MEIPKTYDPSSCEGKWYQYWMENGYFHSEPDSREPYTVVIPPPNVTGVLHMGHMLNNTIQDVLVRRARMMGKNACWVPGTDHASIATEAKVVRKLREKGIKKSDLSRDEFLEHAWDWTREHGGIILDQLKHLGASCDWERTRFTLDEKYYAAVVNTFIDLYRKGYIYRGERMINWDPAALTALSDEEVIYKEVQSKLYHVKYRVEGTDEWLTIATTRPETILGDTAICINPKDPRHEHLKGKRAVVPLVNRSIPIIEDEYVDMEFGTGCLKVTPAHDPNDYILGEKHQLEVIDVMNDDGTMSEAAALYIGQDRFEVRKLIAADLEKAGQLAKVEDYTNKVGFSERTDVVIEPRLSLQWWVSMKELAQPALDAVEKGEVSFYPDKFVNTYRHWMTNIKDWCISRQLWWGHRIPAWYLNDGEPIVAESAEEALRIAREQSGNAGLELSDLRQDEDVMDTWFSSWLWPMGVFDGFETEEEVSYYYPTNDLVTGPDIIFFWVARMIMAGYHYRDDRPFRNVYFTGIVRDSQGRKMSKQLGNSPDPLELIQTFGADGVRVGLLLTAPAGNDLPFDPKLCEQGRNFSNKIWNAFRLVKGWEPEAKDQPEAAKQSVAWMNARFSQALAEINASFERFRLSEALMTIYKLIWDDFCSWYLEMVKPPYGEQIDTTTLEQTQAFFEQMLKLLHPFMPFISEEIWQHLNKRNTPGEALVVSPWPQEETFDEAILKDFEKVMEIVTAIRNERKRNQIPNKEALELLIKEGKGHPKAFNAVIAHLCKLSFIASTADKPAGALTFMVSGNEYFIPVSRDQIDVEGELIKLEEELNYTRGFLQSVEKKLSNERFVSNAPEQVVAAERKKLSDASERIQIIEEKIASLR